In Massilia violaceinigra, one DNA window encodes the following:
- a CDS encoding FHA domain-containing protein: MKKCNNPLHPHCTFWVMPGESACSNGHAQSGVPAPAAPANSSYELISALRSSRPTAKPGAAPFSYPEEAPPALQRPHLHISGFDPRAAGGRQAIKVELRGMPPDSAPLVTMQLQSALIAQGNARHSFVRTLRGDWRPLFIEFSSRNKEHGQYRIEVELFNLHDSRIRHKWVCTLVILVPRPDATLTEIHQTFLSTHKNVRVMADDASIARVNAQAGGGRLDIDVHARNASIANLNLDAKAGKVDLGFSTIAWDEDLIEIDVPAHSDPHPHPTACACLVNAAPEAGAQRQVRLFAMAECVLGRFELYDPEADVLLTHFGDDGQDRDGLTRRLSGRHAVIRPGVNGFEIEDVSRYGILLDGVWPGKNKPVPLRLGMRIELSASIKGIVELNVTAIMPHGVIVHRIDQGAHAECFYFLEPGRHPGFPLAPFGAAPRASVMPVIYHQNGGFWHLDPASGKETALSPGAALDRLAQFPRHTRFASESYPECWIVRSALKSTHGVADMQTA, encoded by the coding sequence ATGAAAAAATGCAACAATCCTCTTCATCCGCACTGCACCTTCTGGGTCATGCCAGGGGAAAGCGCCTGTTCAAACGGCCATGCCCAATCGGGCGTACCGGCCCCGGCGGCGCCCGCGAATTCCAGTTATGAACTGATCAGCGCCCTGCGCAGTTCGCGTCCCACGGCCAAGCCAGGAGCGGCGCCGTTTTCCTACCCTGAGGAGGCGCCACCCGCGCTGCAGCGCCCTCACCTGCACATCAGCGGTTTCGATCCGCGCGCGGCGGGCGGGCGCCAGGCCATCAAGGTCGAGCTGCGCGGCATGCCGCCCGACAGCGCCCCCTTGGTGACCATGCAATTGCAGTCGGCACTCATCGCGCAGGGCAACGCGCGCCATTCCTTCGTGCGCACCCTGCGCGGCGACTGGCGCCCGCTGTTCATCGAATTTTCGTCGCGTAACAAGGAACACGGGCAGTACCGCATCGAGGTGGAGCTGTTCAACCTGCATGACAGCCGCATCCGCCATAAATGGGTGTGCACCCTGGTGATCCTGGTGCCGCGGCCCGATGCCACCCTGACGGAAATCCACCAAACCTTCCTGTCGACCCATAAAAACGTGCGCGTGATGGCGGACGACGCTTCCATCGCCCGGGTCAATGCCCAGGCCGGCGGCGGACGCCTCGATATCGACGTGCACGCCCGCAACGCGTCGATCGCCAACCTGAATCTCGACGCCAAGGCCGGCAAGGTCGACCTGGGCTTTTCGACCATTGCCTGGGACGAAGACCTGATCGAAATCGACGTGCCCGCACATTCCGATCCGCACCCGCACCCGACCGCCTGCGCCTGCCTGGTCAACGCCGCGCCCGAAGCCGGGGCGCAGCGCCAGGTGCGCCTGTTCGCAATGGCGGAATGCGTGCTGGGCCGGTTCGAACTGTACGACCCCGAGGCGGACGTGCTGCTGACCCACTTCGGCGACGATGGCCAGGACCGCGACGGCCTCACGCGCCGCCTGTCGGGGCGCCACGCGGTGATCCGCCCGGGCGTCAACGGCTTTGAGATCGAAGATGTGTCGCGCTACGGCATCCTGCTCGACGGCGTGTGGCCGGGCAAGAACAAGCCGGTGCCGCTGCGGCTGGGCATGCGCATCGAGCTGTCGGCCAGCATCAAGGGGATTGTGGAGCTGAATGTGACCGCCATCATGCCGCATGGCGTGATCGTGCACCGCATCGACCAGGGTGCGCATGCGGAGTGTTTCTATTTTCTGGAACCGGGGCGGCATCCGGGCTTCCCGCTGGCGCCGTTTGGCGCGGCGCCGAGAGCGTCGGTGATGCCGGTGATTTATCACCAAAATGGCGGTTTCTGGCATCTGGACCCGGCTTCCGGCAAGGAAACAGCACTCAGCCCCGGGGCGGCGCTGGACCGGCTGGCCCAGTTTCCCCGCCATACGCGCTTTGCCAGCGAGTCGTACCCGGAATGTTGGATCGTGCGCTCGGCGTTGAAATCGACACACGGCGTGGCGGACATGCAGACCGCCTGA